The genomic region CGCGCGTCACCTGCGGGAGGAGCCCACGGTGCCGCAGGGCCTCGTGAGGCGGGGTGCCGAGTCCCTGGACCCCGATGGCGAGGTGGGCAAGGTCGGGGTCGTCCATGTCGTCGATCTCGAAGGGGGCGTCCTGCCGGTACACCATGACGTACGGGCTCTGGTAATAGGTCAGGGTGTTCGACCCGCGTTCGAAGCCGTCGGGCACGCCCATGATGACGTCGCACGTGCCCTCGGCGAAGTGCAGGTCGATGAGGTCCGAGTTGAAGGCGGCCCAGTCGTAGCCGAGGGTGGCACCGAGCTCGTCCGCGAGGATCGCGGCGATGCGGTTCTCGAACCCTTCGCCCGCCCGGTTGGAGAACGGCAGCTCGTCCGGCGGGGCGCAGACGCGCAGCTCCCAGGTGGCGCCCGGACCGGCGGCGGCCACGGAGCCGAGGAGCGCCGCGAGGAGCGCGAGGTAGGCGAGCGCGCGCGCGACGACCGCCGGCGCTGCGGTGCGAGATCGGGGTGGTCGGGCCATGGAGTCGCTGCCCTGCCTCTCTGGTGACGGTGGGCCGAAAGGGAGCGGTGCGGGGATACATGCTCCCCGCACCGGTCGTTCGCTAGGCGCCGCGGGGCTGTGGCCCGGCGGCTTTCTCGGTCTCCTCAGGGAAGGCCGAAGACGTAGAGGGTGGAACCAGTGCGGCGGTAACGACCAGCGTTGTCGGCCGCCGTGTCGGCGCCGATCTGCGGGTCGGTGGGCGCCTGGCTCGTCACCACGGCTATGTACTGGCGCCCGTCGGGCCCCGTGAAGCTCATGGGGGAGCCGCGGAAGTTGGAGCCCGTGCGGAACGTCCAGAGCACGCGGCCGCTGGCGGCGTCCACGGCGCGGAACTCGCCGGTGTCGGTTCCGCCGAAGACGAGCCCGCCGGCGGTGGCGAAGACGGGTTTGGCGTCCTGCGAGACGGTCGACTTGAGGCCCCACGCCTTCTGGCCCGTGACGGGGTCCCATGCCTGGAGCTCGCCGGTCCAGCCGCCGGGGCCGTTGCCGATGTCGGTGAAGCTCATGAGGATGTAGCTCTCGCCGGGCGTGTACTCCGCCTCGGTCCCCGTGAAGGTGGCGCAGCGGTTCTCGGCCTGGAAGTAGACGAGGCCCGTGGCGGGCGAGTAGGCGTCGTTGTACCAGTTGTTCCCCGCGATGAACGGGCAGACCGAGATCGGGGTGGGGATGTCGGTGAAGGTGAGCGCGTCCTCGTTGTAGATGGGGACGCCGGTCTCCATGTCGACGCCCGTCGCCCAGTTGACGTTCGTGTACGCGAACGGTTCGCGCACGAGCTCGCCCGTCAGCCGGTCGAACACGTAGAAGAAGCCGTTGCGGGCCGGCTTGATGAGCGCCTTGACGAGCTTGCCGTCGATGGTGAGGTCGGCGACGAAGTTCTGACCCGGCTCGTCGAAGTCCCACTGGTCCTGCGGGGTGTTGGAGTAGGCCCACACCATCTCGCCGGTGGTGGCGTCGCGGGCGATGGTCGAGGCGCAGTACTTCGAGCTGTAGGTCTCGAGGTCGGGGGCCGTGGCCGGGTCGCGACGGTAGTCGGGGTTCCACGGCGCGCAGTTCGAGGTGCCGTAGTAGAAGAGGTTGGACTCCGGGTCGTAGGTGAAGTAGCCCCACGCCGTGCCGCCGCCGAGCTTCCAGGAGTCGCCGTACCAGGTGTCGACGCCGGGCTGCGTCCAGCGCTTATCGGCCTCGTAGAAGGGCGCCCAGCGCTCGCCGATGCCCATGTCCTCGTTGGGGCCGGTGCTGTAGTACTTCCACACCTGGGTGCCGCTCTGCAGGTCGTAGGCCGCGACCCAACCGCGCACGCCGCGCTCGCCGCCCTCGTTGCCGATGATGATGTTGTCGCCGACGATGAGGGGGGCGTTGGTGGTGGTCTCCGTGATGCTCAGGTCGGTCACCTGGGTGTTCCAGACGACCGCGCCCGTGGCGGCGTTGAGCGCGATGAGCTGGCCGTCGAGCGTGTTGATGATGATCTTGCCGTCGGCGTAGCTCAGGCCGCGCGACTGGGCGCCGCAGCAGGCCTTGGCCTGGTCGAGGTTCGGCTGCTCGGGCCGGTACGACCACAGGATGTATCCCTCGCGGGCAAGGTCGAGGGCGTAGACGGTGTTCGGCTTGGGCGTGAGGATGTACATCGTGTTGCCGACCACGATGGGCGGCGCCTCGAGGGAGTCGGTAACGCCGAGTTGCAGCGTCCACTTCACCTGCAGGTTCTTGACGTTGTAGCTGGTTATCTGGTCGAGCCGGCTGAAGTTCCAGCCCTGGTAGTTGCCGTTCGCCATCGGCCATTGGCTCGCGTCGCGTTGCATGCGCAGCAGTTCCGGGTTCGCCGAGGCCGTGCCGAGAGCGACGACGGCCGCGAGCGCGAGCGCCTTGAGGAACGCTGCGAGGGCGCTGCGCCCGCCTCGCCGGGGGGAGCTGGTTTCCATCATTCGGTTTGCCACCGTAGCCTTTCGGGAACGCGTCTTGCGTGGGTAACGGACCGGTGGTCCTTGGAGGCGGCGCCGGGGGCGCCACCCGCGCTTCTCACCTCTCTGCGCTCACCTCCTCGTCGAGTACGGCTCCGAAGTCGTTGCCCCAGGAGTTGCGCACGAAGGTGGCGACGGCGGCGATCTCGTGATCGTCAAGGGCGGTGCCGAAGCCGGGCATGCCGTGCTCGATGAACCCGTTGATGATGCGCTCGGCGATGAACGGGGTGTTGCCCACGATCGAGTTGCCGGCGAGCGCCGGGCCGATGCCGCCTCCGCCCTCGGCGCCGTGGCAGACGGCGCAGTTGGCGGCGAAGAGCTGACCGCCACGCGTCATCAGGGCCTCCAGCTCCTCGGGGGCGAGCTCGACCTTCTGTTGGGGTAGTTTCTCGGTGATGGCCTCGCCGCGGGGGGAGACGAGGAAGAAGGCGTCGCCCAGCTTCTGGCCGCGCGTCGTGCCCTCTGCCGTGTCGCGGCGGAACGTGTAGAGGGGGTGCCCGCCGTAGGTGACCTGGACGCCGCCGTCGGGGCGGGTGTAGGTGGCGACCAGGTTCTGGTCGAGCCCCTCGCCCACCGTCGCCACGCCGTCGTCGCCCACCAGGAGGGCTGGCCAGTTCTTGCTGCAGGCGTCCACGCAGGCGCTGGCGCCGTCACCATCCTCGACGTAGAGGTAGAGGGAGTTGCCGCCCGGGGTGGCGAGGTGCGCGCCGTAGTCGGCGTCCGTCGCCAGCGTGACGTCGGGCGTGGCCCCGTCCTGCGCGGCCACTTGAGCCGCCAGGCCTGCGAGCACCAGGCCCGCTAGCAGGGCCACCACCTTCGTGAGTTTCCTCGTCATCTGCTTCGACCTCCGTGCTGGGCGCGGGCCTCCCGGGCCGCGCCGAGGGCCCGCGCGAGGCCGCGCGTGCGTCACCCTGCCGGGCCCCGGCGCGTACCGGAGCGTCGCCACGCGGAAGGCTCAGCGCCGCCCGTTCCCCCGGGCCCGGCCAGATCGGGACGTATCCCGAACGAGTCCGGGTTCGAGTTCGATGATATACGGGACATTTGTCCCGAGGCAAGGAGGGGTCGTCCTGCCCCGACCGTTCGGGTGCGTCGCGAACGGCCGGACGGCGGCCGCCTCATCGGCGCGGGCCGATTCAGCGCGGCGTGTTCCTCCGCACCTACCGGACCGGCCCGAACGTGTTAGACTCCCCTTTCGCGGGTCGAGGGCCGGACGAACCGGCCGGAGGCGCCCACGCGCCACGGGCCCGCGCCGGGGTCACGTATCGGGGCGCGCGTCGCTGCGGTCGGGAGACGCGCGATTAGGAGACAACGGTAAGGACGATCTCGAGGAGCCAAGCGGCACCAGGGTCTGCACTGCACGTCGTGCGGTGTGGGTCTTCGTGTCGCGTCGCGCAGCCACGCGGCACGGGGCCCTCGGCAGCGGGTTTCGGGAGGTAACGGTGGCCAGCAAGCGAGAGAAGAGCAAGACGGAGGCCGCGCAGGCGGAACGCGAGGCGCCGCCGGCCGAGTCGGCGAGCAAGCAGGCGGGCGGTAAGGCCAAGCCGGCGCCGAAGGCCGCTGCCAAGGCGACCGTGAAGGCGGCCGTGAAGGCGGTGGCCGCCGAGACGGACGCCAAGCCGACGCCCAAGAAGGCCGCGCCGAAAGCAACCGTGTCGAAGGCCGCTGCCAACCAGGCTGCGCCGAAAGCGACCGCGCCGAAGGCCGCCGCCAGCCAGGCTGCGCCGAAAGCGACCGTGTCGAAGACTGCGGCCAGCAAGGCTGCGCCGAAGGCAACCGCGCCAGAGGCTGCGGCTAGCAAGGCTGCGCCTAAGTCTGCTGCGCCGAAGGCCGCCGNNNNNNNNNNNNNNNNNNNNNNNNNNNNNNNNNNNNNNNNNNNNNNNNNNNNNNNNNNNNNNNNNNNNNNNNNNNNNNNNNNNNNNNNNNNNNNNNNNNNGTGACCAAGGCCGCGTCGAAGCCGGCCGCGAGCAAGGGCGCCGCGAGCAAGGCCGCGACGGCCGAGGCGACGACGAAGGCGACCGCCAAGGCTACGAAGGCGACCGCCAAGCCGGCCGAGGCCGCCACGAGCCCCGCTACCGAAGCCGACGAGGCCCCCGCGGCCAAGCCCGCCGCCAAGTCCGCGGCCGCGAAGGGCGCCGCCAAGGACGGCAAGGGCGCCGCCAAGAGCCAGGCCAAGGGGAGCACCGCCAAGGCGAACACTGTCAAGGGAGCTGCCGCCAAGCCGACGCCGGCCAAGGGCGCCGCCGCCGAACCCGCCGAGGAGGCGGAGCCGGCGGGTCCGGCGTGGCTGCGTTCGCCGATCATCGCGTCGCTCGTCGCGCGTGGCAAGGAGGCGGCGGGGCAGCTCGACTCCGAGGAGGTCAGCGACGCCTTCCGCCGCGCCGTGGAGGGTGCCGGCCTCGACCCCGAGGAGCAGAACTTCGAGGACCTCATGGGCCTCCTCGAGGCGCGCGGCGTGGTGGTCGCCGACCTGGCCGAGGACGAGATGCTCGACGAGGACGACGTCGACGACGAACTCGACGAGGACGAGGCCGACGAGCTCGACCGCGAGGAGCTCGAGGCGCGGGCCGAGGCCATGGCCGACGCGCGGCCGAAGACGAACGATCCGGTGCGGCAGTACCTGCAGGAGATCGGCAGGGTGAAGCTACTGACCCTCGACGAGGAGATCGACCTCGCGCGTAGGATCGAGGACGGCGAGGCGGCCAGGGCCGTGTTGGCCGAGTGGAACGGGCAGGGGGACGAGCGTGAGCGGCGCCGTCAGCAGCGGGTCGTCGAGGACGGCGACCTGGCCCGCAAGCACCTCATCGAGGCGAACCTGCGGCTGGTCGTGAGCATCGCCAAGAAGTACAACGGCCGCGGCATGAGCTTCCTGGACCTCATCCAGGAGGGCAACCAGGGTCTGATCCGCGCCGTGGAGAAGTTCGAGTACCGGCGACGCTACAAGTTCTCCACCTACGCCACCTGGTGGATTAGGCAGGCCATCAACCGCGCCATCGCAGACCAGTCGCGCACCATCCGCATCCCGGTGCACATGGTCGAGACGATCAACAAGCTCACGCGCGCCAGCCGCAGGCTCCAGCAGGAGCTCTCGCGCGAGCCGACCTTCGCCGAGATCGCCGACGCCATGGGGCCCGATTGGAACGCCGAGAAGGTCGAGGAGGCGTTCAAGCTGACCCGCGAGCCGTTCTCCCTCGAGACGCCCATCGGCGACGAGGAGGACAGCTTCTACGGCGATTTCATCCCCGACGACAACATCGAGTCGCCCGTGGACGAGGCCTCCAAGAACATCCTCAGCGAGGAGCTCGAGGAGGCGCTCAACAAGCTGAACGAGCGCGAGGCCATGGTCCTGAAGCTCCGCAAGGGCCTCGTGGACGGTCGCGAGCACACCCTCGAGGAGGTCGGCAGCCACTTCGGCGTCACGCGCGAGCGCATCAGGCAGATCGAGAACAAGGCGCTGCGCAAGCTGAAGTACCACGAGAGCCGCACCCGCAAGCTCCGCGACTTCCTCGACTGAGCACCTCAGCCTCGCCGCGCCCGGGCGCCACCATCATGGGTGGCGCCCGGGCGCTCCTTCAGGGCCGGCCGCGATGGGCAGCGACAGCTCCGCCCTCAGGCCGGCGCCGGCGCTCGTCAGGCGCAGGTCGCCCCCTAGCGCCTTCGCTAGGAACGCGACGAACGACAGGCCGAGGCCGTGGCCGTCCTCCCGGGCCGGCCCGCGGTTGAGGGCCTCGGTGACGCGCTCGAGGGCCGGCGGGGCCAGGCCGGGGCCGTCGTCCTCCACGCGAAGGATCAACCGCCCGCCGCTCGCGCTCAGCCGCACGTTCGTCGTGCCGGCGCCGTGACGCAGGGCGTTGTCGACCAGGTTGACCACCGCCCGCTGGAACAGCCGCGGGTTCCGGACCAGGGCGGAGCAACCGTTCCCGTGCACGCTCACGCGCCGGCGGTCCGGAGCCGGGAGGGCGTCGATCACGGAACTGAGGACGGCCGCGGCCGGGCGCGGGTCGCCAGCGCTATCCGACTCGCGCGCGAGCGACAGTAGCGCCGCGATGATCTCCTCGAGCCGCGCGACGCCGCGAGCGAGGGCCGGCAGCACGTCGGAGGTGGTGGCGGCGCCGAGTTCCAGTCGTTCGAGCTGGAGCCGCATGGCGCTGAGCGGCGTGCGCAGCTCGTGGGAGGCGTAGCGGGTGAACGCCCGTTCGCGCTCCACGGCGGCCTCGACGGCCGCGGCCATCTCGTTGAAGCTGGTGACCAGCTCCGCCAGCTCGTCCTGCCCGGTCGGCCTGAGCGTCGCCGGCACGGGCGTGAGCGTGGCGACCGCGTGCGTGGCGCGGGTCAGCTCCTTCAGCGGTCGGGAGATGCGGCGCGCGAGGAGCCAGGCCCCGACACCGGCGATGAGGAGGGTGGCGGGCACGTCGAGCAGGTCGAGGAACAGGCGCTCGTCACCGAAGCGGTCGATCACCACGTCCAGGAGGGCCTCCATGGCGGTGGTGCAACCCACCACGAGGAGCACGGCGAGGAAGACGGAGCCGCGCAGGCTCACGGCGCTCCGAGGCGGTAGCCGCCGGCCACGGTGCGGATGACGCCGTCCGCCAGCTTGTGGCGTAGCTGGCTCACGTACACCCTCACCACGCCCGGGCCGGACGCGGCGGACGGGAAGAGGCGGTCGACCAGCTCGTCGGCGCTGAAGACGCGGTCGGGATAGAGGGCGAAGAGTTCGAGCATCGCGAACTCGCGGTCGCTGACGTCGACGGTGGCGCCTTGCCAGGCGACGCGACGCGCCGCCAGGTCGACGCGCAGGCCGGCCCGGTCGAGGACCGCCGCCTTCGTCTGGGCGCGGCGCCGCAACAGGGCCCGCACCCTGGCCATGAACTCCCGCAGGCCGAACGGCTTGACCAGGTAGTCGTCGCCGCCCAGGTCCAGGCCCGCCACCCTGTCGGCCTCGGTGTCGCGCGCCGAGACGAACAGCAGCGGCCCGTCGTAGCCGGCCCGGCGCAGGTCGGTCGCCAGCGCGAAGCCGGCGTCGTCGTCGCCCGGTAGCATCACGTCCAGCACGGCGAGGTCGAAGCCGCCCGCGGCCATGGCGCCGTAGGCCTCCTCGCGGGTCCTCACCCAACTGGCTGCGTAGCGCGCGGCCGTCAGCGACTCCAACAACGCGTCGGCGATGTCGGCGTGATCTTCGAGCAGCAGGACGCGCATCGGCCCTCCTTAGGGGTTGGCACCGTTGCACCGGCTTCTGGCCAGGCATCGTATATCATCGTTGCGATTTCCGAGTACGCGGTCGACGCCCCCAGGCCGTGACGCTCACCGCGGCCGAACGGCCGAGACTGCGAGGGACGACCATGCGACCCACCCGGAACCCGTTCGGTGCCCGCGCCCGGCTGGCGCGCCTGCCGGCTCTGGCCTGCGCCCTCGCGCTCCTGGTCGCCGCGACCGGCGCGGCGTTGGCGCAGGGGGACCTGCCCGGCTCGTTCTCCATCGGGATCATCATCCCGGACGGCGACGGGGCCGGGCCGCTCGCTGCCGCCGTGGCGCGCGCGGCGTCGCAGGGGGCGGCCATGGCGGGCGACGAGTTCGCCTTCAACGCCAGCATGCTCGACTACACCTTCACCGCTCCAGTGGTCGCGGCCGATGGTCCCGACGCGGTGGTGGCGGCCGCCGAGACGCTCACGGCCGACGGGGCGTTCGCCGTCGTCGGCGGCTTCGACGAGGCGGAGGCGGCCGCGCTGGCCGACTGGTCGGCGACGGCCGGCGTGCCGTTCGTCAACGTCGGAGCGTCGGCGGACGTACTCCGCAACGAGCAGTGCCGTCCGCTGACGTTCCACGTCGAGCCGAGCGCCGCGATGTACCTGGACGCCATGGCGGGCTGGTACGTGAGGTCGGGGCAGCGGAACTGGTTCTTCGTCACCGGGGCCGATGACGAGTCGGCGGCGCAACTCGCCCGCGTCAGGCGCACCCTGGCGGACCGCCACTTCGGGGCGCGCGAGGTGGGCCAGGTCGAGGTCGCCGCGGCGGCGGATTGGGCCGACGTGGCCGCGCGCGCGACGCGCGCCAAGGCCGACCTGGTGGTCCTGCTGCTGCCGGCCGCGACCCAGGTGGAGGCCGTGGCGGGCCTGGAGGCCGGCGGGCTACAGGCGATGGTCACCGGCTTCCCCTACCCGGCGGCGCAGACGCGGGCCTTCTACGCGGCCTGGCGCGACGCGGCGCCGCGCCTGGGCAGCGGCCACCGCGTCGCCGCGTGGGAGGCCACGATCGACGCCTACGGCGCGCGCGAGCTGAACGCCCGCTACCGCGCGGCCTACGGCGAGCCGATGGACCCGAGCGCCTGGGCCGTCTACCAGGGGGTGAAGGTCCTCTACGAGGCCGCCTTCTTCGGGGGCGGCACCGATGCGACCACCGTCACCGGTTACCTGGAAGACCCGCAGTCGGTGTTCGACGTCTGGAAGGGGATCGGCACCAGCTTCAGGCCGTGGGACCGGCAGCTGCGCGAGCCGCTCTACCTCGTCAAGGTGGACGCCACCGCCACCGACCCGTTCACGTTGGCCACGCTGGTAGGGGAGCTGCCGGCCATCTACATGCCCGGCACGGAGGTGGTGGAGCGCCTCGACCAGATCGGCGACCTCGCGGGTGCCAGCCGGTGCCGGTGAGGGGCGCGGACCCGACCGGGTCGCTCGCCCGTAGGGGGGCGGGGCGCGCGGCACTAACGTCGGGCTTACGCCCGGCCCGTAACTTAAGGGAGCCACCTAGCTTGGCCGCGCCGGTCTGTTGCGATCAGCCAGACCGGCGCGGTGCTCGTGATTCCCGGCACGAGCGGAAGGAGACCATGACAGTGCAACACCCACGCAAGGCCGCCCCCCTCGGGGCGGCGCGCCGCCCCGTCGCGGCGCGCCGCCTCGTCGCGGCGCACCGCCTCGCCGCGGCGCTCGTGCTGGCGCTGCTCGGTGCCGCCTCGGCCCAAGGCGACTCGTACAGGCTCTACGTCTCCAAC from Trueperaceae bacterium harbors:
- a CDS encoding response regulator transcription factor; translated protein: MRVLLLEDHADIADALLESLTAARYAASWVRTREEAYGAMAAGGFDLAVLDVMLPGDDDAGFALATDLRRAGYDGPLLFVSARDTEADRVAGLDLGGDDYLVKPFGLREFMARVRALLRRRAQTKAAVLDRAGLRVDLAARRVAWQGATVDVSDREFAMLELFALYPDRVFSADELVDRLFPSAASGPGVVRVYVSQLRHKLADGVIRTVAGGYRLGAP
- a CDS encoding ABC transporter substrate-binding protein translates to MRPTRNPFGARARLARLPALACALALLVAATGAALAQGDLPGSFSIGIIIPDGDGAGPLAAAVARAASQGAAMAGDEFAFNASMLDYTFTAPVVAADGPDAVVAAAETLTADGAFAVVGGFDEAEAAALADWSATAGVPFVNVGASADVLRNEQCRPLTFHVEPSAAMYLDAMAGWYVRSGQRNWFFVTGADDESAAQLARVRRTLADRHFGAREVGQVEVAAAADWADVAARATRAKADLVVLLLPAATQVEAVAGLEAGGLQAMVTGFPYPAAQTRAFYAAWRDAAPRLGSGHRVAAWEATIDAYGARELNARYRAAYGEPMDPSAWAVYQGVKVLYEAAFFGGGTDATTVTGYLEDPQSVFDVWKGIGTSFRPWDRQLREPLYLVKVDATATDPFTLATLVGELPAIYMPGTEVVERLDQIGDLAGASRCR
- the rpoD gene encoding RNA polymerase sigma factor RpoD, giving the protein MTKAASKPAASKGAASKAATAEATTKATAKATKATAKPAEAATSPATEADEAPAAKPAAKSAAAKGAAKDGKGAAKSQAKGSTAKANTVKGAAAKPTPAKGAAAEPAEEAEPAGPAWLRSPIIASLVARGKEAAGQLDSEEVSDAFRRAVEGAGLDPEEQNFEDLMGLLEARGVVVADLAEDEMLDEDDVDDELDEDEADELDREELEARAEAMADARPKTNDPVRQYLQEIGRVKLLTLDEEIDLARRIEDGEAARAVLAEWNGQGDERERRRQQRVVEDGDLARKHLIEANLRLVVSIAKKYNGRGMSFLDLIQEGNQGLIRAVEKFEYRRRYKFSTYATWWIRQAINRAIADQSRTIRIPVHMVETINKLTRASRRLQQELSREPTFAEIADAMGPDWNAEKVEEAFKLTREPFSLETPIGDEEDSFYGDFIPDDNIESPVDEASKNILSEELEEALNKLNEREAMVLKLRKGLVDGREHTLEEVGSHFGVTRERIRQIENKALRKLKYHESRTRKLRDFLD
- a CDS encoding PQQ-dependent dehydrogenase, methanol/ethanol family, with protein sequence MMETSSPRRGGRSALAAFLKALALAAVVALGTASANPELLRMQRDASQWPMANGNYQGWNFSRLDQITSYNVKNLQVKWTLQLGVTDSLEAPPIVVGNTMYILTPKPNTVYALDLAREGYILWSYRPEQPNLDQAKACCGAQSRGLSYADGKIIINTLDGQLIALNAATGAVVWNTQVTDLSITETTTNAPLIVGDNIIIGNEGGERGVRGWVAAYDLQSGTQVWKYYSTGPNEDMGIGERWAPFYEADKRWTQPGVDTWYGDSWKLGGGTAWGYFTYDPESNLFYYGTSNCAPWNPDYRRDPATAPDLETYSSKYCASTIARDATTGEMVWAYSNTPQDQWDFDEPGQNFVADLTIDGKLVKALIKPARNGFFYVFDRLTGELVREPFAYTNVNWATGVDMETGVPIYNEDALTFTDIPTPISVCPFIAGNNWYNDAYSPATGLVYFQAENRCATFTGTEAEYTPGESYILMSFTDIGNGPGGWTGELQAWDPVTGQKAWGLKSTVSQDAKPVFATAGGLVFGGTDTGEFRAVDAASGRVLWTFRTGSNFRGSPMSFTGPDGRQYIAVVTSQAPTDPQIGADTAADNAGRYRRTGSTLYVFGLP
- a CDS encoding quinoprotein dehydrogenase-associated putative ABC transporter substrate-binding protein, with product MARPPRSRTAAPAVVARALAYLALLAALLGSVAAAGPGATWELRVCAPPDELPFSNRAGEGFENRIAAILADELGATLGYDWAAFNSDLIDLHFAEGTCDVIMGVPDGFERGSNTLTYYQSPYVMVYRQDAPFEIDDMDDPDLAHLAIGVQGLGTPPHEALRHRGLLPQVTRVYGGEEGEARLATLVTDVAAGVIDVGFTWGPVAGYYAPRAAAPLVVKPVEPAFDFPSVFQYVPMTIGVRRDDVAMRARLDRALIARWDDVQAVLEEYGVPRMPLAAPFLGEPAHPAGTLRVGVVLPMPTGGRTRVAGVNDLVGAAARLGA
- a CDS encoding HAMP domain-containing histidine kinase, whose translation is MSLRGSVFLAVLLVVGCTTAMEALLDVVIDRFGDERLFLDLLDVPATLLIAGVGAWLLARRISRPLKELTRATHAVATLTPVPATLRPTGQDELAELVTSFNEMAAAVEAAVERERAFTRYASHELRTPLSAMRLQLERLELGAATTSDVLPALARGVARLEEIIAALLSLARESDSAGDPRPAAAVLSSVIDALPAPDRRRVSVHGNGCSALVRNPRLFQRAVVNLVDNALRHGAGTTNVRLSASGGRLILRVEDDGPGLAPPALERVTEALNRGPAREDGHGLGLSFVAFLAKALGGDLRLTSAGAGLRAELSLPIAAGPEGAPGRHP
- a CDS encoding c-type cytochrome, with amino-acid sequence MTRKLTKVVALLAGLVLAGLAAQVAAQDGATPDVTLATDADYGAHLATPGGNSLYLYVEDGDGASACVDACSKNWPALLVGDDGVATVGEGLDQNLVATYTRPDGGVQVTYGGHPLYTFRRDTAEGTTRGQKLGDAFFLVSPRGEAITEKLPQQKVELAPEELEALMTRGGQLFAANCAVCHGAEGGGGIGPALAGNSIVGNTPFIAERIINGFIEHGMPGFGTALDDHEIAAVATFVRNSWGNDFGAVLDEEVSAER